GGGGCCTCTGGATAGGGAGGGGGCTCCCCCAGTTCTGGGGTCTCTGAGCTGGGGGGTTCCCCTGTTCCGGGGTGTctgggggaggcagggaggggattcccCCATTCTGAGGTCTCtgggggaggcaggggaggggggTTCCCCCCCTTCTGGGGTCTCTGGGTGAGGCAGGGGAGGGCGGGTTCCCCCATCCCGGGGTCCCTGGGGGAGACAGGGGTCCCCTTTTCGGGGTCTCTgggggaggcggggagggggttTCCTCCATTCCAGGGTCCCTGGGGGAGGCGAGGATCCCCATTTCAGGGTCTCTGGGTCAGGCAAGGGGGTTTCCTCTATTCCGGGGTCCCTGGGGGAGGTGGGGGTCCCTGTTTCGGGGTCTCCATTACCATGATGGAGGTGAGGATCTCCTGGATGTTGATGGTGGTGGCGGGCGCGGGGCCCTGGGGGCTCTTCCCAGCCCCGACGCTGCCCATGAGGTTGGCAAGCACGGGCGGCAGCTTGGCCCCAGCACTGGCATCGGCCGCGGGGGAGGCGACGCTGGTATCCATGGTGTTTGGATACACCACCTCCTCAGCTGAGCAGTCCTGGCGGGGCACATGGGACACattggggtgggtttggggggccATGAAGACACAGAAGACCAAAACGGCTCCCAGTCGGCTCCGAAACGGCACTTACCTCATCCAAGGGGATCAACTTGGGGGGCAGCGGCTCACAGGAGTCCCGATCTGGCTCACGGGGGCTGTGAGGAACGCTGTTGGGgggcagaggaaaaggaggggcTCAGTGGATCCAGGGAATCCAGTGTCACCTTCTACCTCCCAGGGGATCCTCAGGGATCTGGAGCCCCAATGGCGACTTCCGACTTGAGAGCCTCAAAACCCTAGTGCTTTTTCCCCCAAGACTCCAGATCCCAAGGATCCTGGGTGACCCCCAAAGACTGTGGATCCCTAGGGATCCCATTGGCTCCAGATCCTTGGGGTCTGGGCCCCAGCTCTGGATCCGTGGGGTAACTGGCTCCCACAATTCTCCCCCTTGGCTCTGGATCCTCAGGGATCTCAGCAGATCTGGGTTTCAGAAACCTCCTCCCTATTTCTGGATCCTCAGGGATCTCAGCGGATCTGGGCTTCAGAAACCTCCTTCCCTATTTCTAGATCCTTAGGGATTTCAGTGGATCTGGGCTTCAGAAACGTCCCTCCCTATTTCTGTATCCTTAGGGATCTCAGGGGACCCCTGACCCCCCCATTCAAATCCTCAGGGATGAACTCTCCCCTTCCAACCCCCGAAGATCCCAGAGGATCTGGGCTCCAGACCAGGGATCTAGGACTCAAAATGCACCCCCCAGCTCTCAATCCTTGGGGATCTGGGCTCCAAATTCCCTCCGGATCCACAGAGATCCCAATCCCAAGGGATCCAGACTCCAACAGTGCGTCTGCCCAGCCCTGGATCCCTGTGGATCCTCCCACAAGGAGGACCCTCCAACCCCAccaatcccagtgctcccaacTTCCCGCAGCAGATGCACAGGGATGTCCCCAGTGGCAGATCCCAAGGGATCGCAGGGATCTCAGCTCCAGGCTCATCCTTCAGTACAAGGATTGCATGTGCCTGATCCCAGGGAATCCCCAGACCCTGGTGAGTGGGTCTCAGCTGCCGTGCCTCAGGGATCCCAGCTGCCGTGCACCACCTCCACCCAGGACACCCCTGTGGATCCTGGCATCGGGAAGGATTCACCCTGTTAAGGCTTGGGAAGGGGATCAGGGCACCACCCTGATCCAAGGGATCCCAAGGGATCTCTAGGGACTCCCCACCCTGATCCAAGGGATCTCTGGGGACCCCCACCCTGATGCAGGGGATCCCTTGAGGGATTCGCCTCTCCTTGCAAGGCAAGAGGGACTCCACGGCTCCAAATCCGGCGTCAAGAGCGTGCTCTTCCCCAGGGATCCCGTGGGAATCCGCTCACCTTTCCTTGGACAGGAAGATCTCCTGTAGGATCCCCTTCTCACGCTCGGCCTGCGTGAAGCGCTCACGGCTGCCGCTGCCCGGAACGACAAGGGGCGCGGGGAGATCGAGGAGCCGGGGATAAACCCACggcaccttctcctccatggTGTCATGGCTGAGGCACCGCGCTGTGTCAAACGCCACCCGGTCCTTCAACATCTCCCACCTGGCCGCTTCGGCAAAGCCCTTCATCTTGTTGACGTTCACTGCCGGGGAAAACAGCGGCGTCACCCCCAGATCCCGCGAAGGtggcagggaggggggaaggcACGGGGCTCACCTCGTTCTGTCTCGTCCCATTCGAAGTAGAAGTATTTGCAGAGCTTCCCTTCCTCGGCCCAGCTCACTCTCTTCTTCTTGCGGGCTTTCTTGGCCATCGGCCCGCTCTCCAATGGTTGGTTTCCCATGGATCTGATGTCCATGCTGCTCTCGGCCAAGCCTGTGGGAGGAACCAGGGGGCTCAGCTCCCAGTGTAACCCCTGCCGCCGCTGTTTCCCCTTCCAACTCATCCTCCTTGACTCACAAAACTCCATCGGCTCTGGCACCTCCACGGCTGGCACCGGCGTGCCAGGACGCTCCgtctccatcacctccaccgCAGCGCTGGGCTCCGGGGAGGAGGGTTTGGCCGAGGTGGCTTTGATGGGCGGCTTCCCCTCGAAGGGACTGGGCTGAGGGGCAAAGAGAGGCTGTTGGGGGGCATTCAGGATCGGGGGGGACCCCACTGTCCCGAGAGGCGCCCCCCTCACCTTGGTGGCTGTTGGGGACAgtaccttcttcttcttcttgatTTTGATGACGGGGACGGGAGCCGAGTTGAGGGCGTCCAGGAAGCCGAGGCCTTCCATGGCTGCGGTAAGGGGGGAAGCGTCACCAAAACCCCCCAGACTGATCCCAAAACAGAGCCCAAAACCACCCAGATTGTCCCCAACTAAGGTACCCAAAGTGTGTTCCCCAAAAAGACACGAGTCGCCCCAAAAAAGGTCACAAATTGCCTGAAAAGGACATCCATCACCCAAAAGGGACACGGATCGGCCCCGAAAAGGGATACAGATTGGCCCTGAATGTGGGACACGAATCAACTCCAAAAAGGGACACAAATCAGCCCAGAAAGGGACTCGGATCGGCCCCAAAAAGGGACTCGGATCAACCCCAAAAAGGGACTCGGATCGGCCCCAAAAAGGGACCTAAGTCGCCCAGAAAGGACCTAAATTGCCTGAAAAGGACCCAAATGGCCCTCAAGCGAGGGCGTTCAGGAATGTCCCCTTGGCAGTGGGAGGGGGGAGGTGCCACCCAACCCCCCCAGATGATCCCCAAAACCAGCACCCAGGTGGCACCCAAACCCACTCAAATTGAACCCCAAAAGGACCTAAAATGGCACCCAAAGCATGTTCCAAAATGGCACCCAGGTGCCACTCAAAAGTGCCCCCCAAGAAGGGCCCAAAACACTCCCCGAAAGAACCCAAATTGTCCCCAAGGCTCCTCAAAATGCCCCCCAAAGGCTCCACTCACGCTGAGGGGGAATGGTCTTCACTTTGATCTCCTTGGCGGCATTGGGCGCCGTGTTGAGCGgtttatatttcttcttggCTGGAGCAGCCTCTCCAGACAACACCGAGACGCTGCGGAGCAGGAACACGTCAgagagaccccaaaaccagaccccagacccccccaaatcgGATCAGAGTTCCCTAAAAGGAGCCCCAAGACACCCAAAATGGCTCTAAGATGCCGCAAAGCCATCCACAGATCCCCCCAAGCAGCCTCAAATCTTCCAAAACAGCTCTAAGGCCCCCCCCAAAAGTCACCTCCAGATCCCTACGAGCTGCTCTGAGCCCACCAAAGCTGCCTCCAGCCTCACAAAAGTGGCTCCAAGGACCCAAGAGTGGGTCCAGGCCTCCAAAATAGGCTCCAAGGATCCAAGAGCGGGTTCAAGCTCTCTAAAATAGGCTCCAAGACCTCTTAAAGCTgccccaagacccccaaaagTGGCTTCAAGAACGCAGGAGTGTGTTCAAGCCCCCCAAATTGGCTCCAAGGCCCCCAAAAGCGGCTCCAAGACCTGCAAAAgctgcccccagacccccaacAGCAGCTCAAGactcctcatctccatccccaactCACTTTTGCCTCTTGACGGGCATTGGTTTCAGGCCGTATTTATCAGCGCCCGAAGCAGAGCTCATTTTCTTCGCGGGCGCTGACGAAGGTGTCTCCATCTCCAGACCTGTTTTGGAGGGGGGAATCGCTGTCAGTCTGTCCCCTTGCAGCATCCCAGGAGCGACCGCACCCTTCAagttcccccaaatccccaaaacagccccaaaacactGCGCAGCCAGAGGAGGAATTACCAGTGGAGCGGAACTTGGCATGGCTGGGCGCCGTGGTGCGCAGAGATTTGGGTTTCTCCCGCTTCTTCTCTGGCACCTCCTCGGCTTTAGCCTCAGCTTTGGTTTCTTGGGGTTTCTCTTGGGGTTTTCTTGGCACCCAAAGCATGTTCCAAAATGGCACCCAGGTGCCACTCAAAAGTGCCCCCCAAGAAGGGCCTAAATCACTCCCCGAAAGAACCCAAATTGTCCCCAAGGCTCCTCAAAATGCCCCCCAAAGGCTCCACTCACGCTGAGGGGGAATGGTCTTCATTTTGATCTCCTTGGCGGCATTGGGCGCCGTGTTGAGCGgtttatatttcttcttggCTGGAGCAGCCTCTCCAGACAACACCGAGACGCTGCGGAGCAGGAACACGTCAgagagaccccaaaaccagacCCCATGCCCCCCCAAATCGGATCAGAGTTCCCTAAAAGGAGCCCCAAGACACCCAAAATGGCTCTAAGATGCCGCAAAGCCATCCCCAGATCCCCCCAAGCAGCCTCAAATCTCCCAAAACAGCTCTAAGGCCCCCCCAAAAGTCACCTCCAGATCCCTACGAGCTGCTCTGAGCCCACCAAAGCTGCCTCCAGCCTCACAAAAGTGGCTCCAAGGACCCAAGAGTGGGTCCAGGCCCTCCAAAATAGGCTCCAAGGATCCAAGAGCGGGTTCAAGCTCTCTAAAATAGGCTCCAAGACCTCTTAAAGCTgccccaagacccccaaaagTGGCTTCAAGAATGTAGGAGTGTGTTCAAGCCCCCCAAATTGGCTCCAAGGCCCCCAAAAGCGGCTCCAAGACCTGCAAAAgctgcccccagacccccaacAGCAGCTCAAGactcctcatctccatccccaactCACTTTTGCCTCTTGATGGGCATTGGTTTCAGGCCGTATTTATCAGCGCCCGAAGCAGAGCTCATTTTCTTCGCGGGCGCTGACGAAGGTGTCTCCATCTCCAGACCTGTTTTGGAGGGGGGAATCGCTGTCAGTCTGTCCCCTTGCAGCATCCCAGGAGCGACCGCACCCTTCAagttcccccaaatccccaaaacagccccaaaacactGCGCAGCCGGAGGAGGAATTACCAGTGGAGCGGAACTTGGCATGGCTGGGCGCCGTGGTGCGCAGAGATTTGGGTTTCTCCCGCTTCTTCTCTGGCACCTCCTCGGCTTTAGCCTCAGCTTTGGTTTCTTGGGGTTTCTCTTGGACAACCgttttgcttttggtttcctCTCTTCGTCGCTTTCTGTCACGTTCTGGAGGGATgaaagagaggggggagaaagggtgAGACGGTGGTGGAGGACAGAGGTGGGGGAGAAGAGGAGCGTAGTGCGGGGGCTCACCAGCGGGCTGGACGCTGCTCTGGGAACGGATGACACCCATCCAGTCACTGACGAGGATGGCAGCAAGTTGGcgcagctctgcaggagagaAGGGGTTAAAGtagggggctggggggatgtTGGGGGGTTCTTTTGGGGGATCTGAAGGGTGTTTGTTTTAGGGGTGCTCACCTTCATTGTCATGCGATTTGCTGAGTCGTTTCACCTGCTTGGCTGTGTTGTTCTGGaaaaggggagatgggggtgaGAGGTGAGGGGAGCAAAAGGCATTTAAGGGAACTCAAACTCCACCTGGGTGACCCAAAAGTCACCTCGGGGAACCCAAGTGTCATCGAAGAAGGCTCAAAAGTCACTCTGGCAACACAAAAAACACCCGAAGAAGATGCAAAAGCCATCTCGGTGGGGACACAAGCCACCCATGAGGGACTGAAAAGCTACCCCGGAGGACATAAAAGCCCCCCAGGAGACAAAAGCACCCAAGGGGACCTAAGAGTCACCTTAGGGGACTCTAAAAGTCCCCAAGGTGACCCAAAAGCCCCCCCAGGTGACTCAAAAGCCAtcccagagagagaaaagccacAGCAGGAGGACACAAAGATCACCCAAAGCGATCCAAAGCCACTCAAGGGGACCCAAAAACCACCTCATGGAGACAAAAGGCCCCCACACAACCCAAAAACCACACAGGAGGACACAAGAAACACCTGAAGGGACCCAAAAGCTACTCAAAGGGGACTCGAGCCAGCCCAGGGACTCAAAAGCCACCTTCAGGGACTTAACAGCCCTGCTGGAAACCCAAAAGCCACTCAAGGGAGACAAAAGCTACCCTGGGAGGACATAAAAATCAGCAAGGGGATCAAAAGCAACTCAAAGTGACCCAAAAGCCCCCTTCAGGACACAAAAGCCACTTATGCAGACAGAAAGCTCCCACATGACCCAAAAGCCATCTTGTGGGACACAAAAACCACGCAGAAAGACACAAAAATCACTCAAGGGGACCCGAAGGACACCTTGGGGGGGGAGACAAAAACCTGCCAAGTGACACAAAAGCTACAGTGAGGACACAAAAGCCACCCGCGAGGACATAAAAATCACCCAGGGAGACCCAAACAGCTCCCTAAGGGGATCAAAATCCCTTCTGGGGACATAAATGCCACCTCAGGGAGACCTAAAAGCCACTAGAGGGACACAAAAGCCACCTCAAAGAGACAAAAGCCACTTGGGAGGACCCAAAAATCAACCAAAGGAACTCGAAAATCAGCCTGGGGACCCAAAAACCCATCCAAGAGAACAATAAACCCCATTCATGGGGACCCAAAAGCCGCACTGGAGGGCAGACAGGGAGGTTAACCCCAACCTGTTTGAGGTGATCCACGGTGAGTGGCAAGTGCTGCAGGGTAAGGAGGATCTGCTGCAGGAAGGCGACGTTGTTGGAGGCTTTGGCAGCCGTCAGCCAGGTGTTGAGCAGCTTGTAGCCTCCTATCCGGATAAACCTgggtgggagagagggaaatcCATCAGGATCCGGCCAGGCCGGGGCGATTTACCCCCCAACAAACTCCCCCAGATCCCGTCCCGCGCCGCTCGTACTTGGCCAGGATGTCCTGCGACTGTGTTTGCATCAGGATGTTCAGGTAGATGCAGCGACTCACAAGCTTCTGCGCATCCTTCATCAAGCTGGTTAACGAGAAATGAGGCGttagagcccccccaaaacaccgCGGTGACATTAGGGGGGACAGGACATGAGACAGGGGACTTTTTTGGGGGACTCACTTGAAGATTTTGGAGATGCTGTCCATGTTCTTGACCTCGCCATCGTGGCCAAGGAAGCAATCCAAGCCCTTCAGGAGCTCTTTGGGGTCAATCGGGCCGGAGCCCATGGCAGAAATACCCTTCTAggggtgggaaaaggaggagaaggggggtTAGGACAGTGGTGACAAcaccctgtgcccccccaaaaccccctacATCCCCACCAGCCCTTTGtcccctccccactccccaaTTCCCATGCCTTTCCAAAGGCTGACGATaccaaacaaacatttttcaaccccaaaatgggaggaaacacccccaaaatgcaGCTATTGTGAGGagggggggtccagggggaCCCCCAAGGGACACTAAGGGGGGGGGGTCTCAccacccccctcctccccgtCGAGGTGACAAAGTGGACCCTTGTTCGTGTTTCCCAGGGGGACAAGGACAAGGATTCGGGGTGACATCGGACGCAGCACGAAGGTCGAGGGGTACACAGCAGCCCCATATTTCACCACACACAGTTCTACCTCCAGGGTTAATTAATGAGTCGGTGCTTAACGAGGCACCGAGGTGACAAACGCATTGGACGGCGGCGCAAGGgtgagggggacagggatgacGGCGCAAGATTTAGGGGTGTCACCCCCACAATACAGGCCGCAATTAAATCCATGAATTAATTACCATTGCCTATTAATTAGCTGACTAATAATTAAAACCAGTTAAGTTCCCCCTTCAAGGTTGATTAAAGGATACAGGCGGCAGGGCCCcccctttcccattttctgggtgtattttttgggggggtcagcaAGCCAGGCAGCAGCCGCCCCTCTGAAACGACACAAAAGCAAGTTAATTCCAGcacaaacccccccaaaatatccccctccctcaaaaaaaaaaacccaaaacccacaaTTAAAAGCCATGAGGGCAATAGATTTTACCCCAAATTGGCCTTTTTGGAAGCACAAAGTCCTCTACAACCTTTGACCCCCCCCGTGGGATGAGCCTTGTGGTTAATGGGGGACACAAAGGGGGGTACACGACCCCCCCCCATCAATTTGGGGAGGTTCCCCTTCATTTTGTGgtcccccttcccttttttcGGGGGGTTCACAGAGAAGCAAAGTGACCCAACAGCCCCATAGTGGGGGTGACGGCGCTCAAATACCACGAGGGGGTGGttaaaggggtttgggggggaccccaaaaagcccAAAGCCCCCCAAcattccccccctccccgaggggtaaaaaaaaaatcacctggggaGGGTGGAGGGCATCCCCCATTTTAGGGGAGGGGGTACCCCAGCTTTGTCTGGCCCTGCCAGCAATGGCCAAGCAAGGCCTGACCCCCCGACACACATTTGGACACCggttttgctcatttttcccccataaaacagctttttgggGGGACAAAAGCCCATTTTTGGCAAATGGGGGGAGTCACAGACCCTGAA
This is a stretch of genomic DNA from Cuculus canorus isolate bCucCan1 unplaced genomic scaffold, bCucCan1.pri scaffold_108_arrow_ctg1, whole genome shotgun sequence. It encodes these proteins:
- the LOC128850593 gene encoding serine/threonine-protein phosphatase 1 regulatory subunit 10-like, translating into MGSGPIDPKELLKGLDCFLGHDGEVKNMDSISKIFNLMKDAQKLVSRCIYLNILMQTQSQDILAKFIRIGGYKLLNTWLTAAKASNNVAFLQQILLTLQHLPLTVDHLKQNNTAKQVKRLSKSHDNEELRQLAAILVSDWMGVIRSQSSVQPAERDRKRRREETKSKTVVQEKPQETKAEAKAEEVPEKKREKPKSLRTTAPSHAKFRSTGLEMETPSSAPAKKMSSASGADKYGLKPMPIKRQNVSVLSGEAAPAKKKYKPLNTAPNAAKEIKVKTIPPQPMEGLGFLDALNSAPVPVIKIKKKKKVLSPTATKPSPFEGKPPIKATSAKPSSPEPSAAVEVMETERPGTPVPAVEVPEPMEFCLAESSMDIRSMGNQPLESGPMAKKARKKKRVSWAEEGKLCKYFYFEWDETERGEPRAFPPPCHLRGIWG